The following are from one region of the Primulina eburnea isolate SZY01 chromosome 17, ASM2296580v1, whole genome shotgun sequence genome:
- the LOC140818457 gene encoding uncharacterized protein isoform X1: MDEFQGRSDLCGHEEANDEERKLVTNFLARKELEWHWFLLVYKRDEGIFKLWNSMHDLFSVGKAKVYYCLLQTKFLAGSIRHLWGFDLVSEPVLREPCRQQGATLDCGVYACMWLECLARDTDGIWSYAQDVKMDTYRARLAAIILSDENGLLKNKFE; the protein is encoded by the exons ATGGATGAGTTTCAAGGTAGATCAGATTTATGTGGACATGAAGAAGCTAATGATGAAGAGAGAAAATTGGTGACAAACTTTCTTGCTAGAAAAGAGTTGGA GTGGCATTGGTTTTTGTTGGTTTACAAAAGAGATGAAGGGATATTTAAACTGTGGAACTCCATGCATGATCTATTCTCAGTTGGGAAAGCCAAAGTTTAT TATTGTTTGTTGCAGACAAAGTTTTTGGCTGGTTCCATACGTCACTTATGGGGATTCGACCTTGTAAGTGAGCCAGTGTTAAGAGAACCTTGTCGTCAACAAGGTGCAACCCTCGATTGTGGAGTctatgcatgcatgtggttggAGTGTCTAGCCCGTGACACAGATGGGATCTGGAGCTATGCACAGGATGTGAAGATGGACACTTATCGAGCACGTTTGGCAGCCATAATATTATCTGATGAAAATGGATTGTTGAAAAACAAGTTTGAGTAA
- the LOC140818457 gene encoding uncharacterized protein isoform X2, translated as MDEFQGRSDLCGHEEANDEERKLVTNFLARKELEWHWFLLVYKRDEGIFKLWNSMHDLFSVGKAKVYTKFLAGSIRHLWGFDLVSEPVLREPCRQQGATLDCGVYACMWLECLARDTDGIWSYAQDVKMDTYRARLAAIILSDENGLLKNKFE; from the exons ATGGATGAGTTTCAAGGTAGATCAGATTTATGTGGACATGAAGAAGCTAATGATGAAGAGAGAAAATTGGTGACAAACTTTCTTGCTAGAAAAGAGTTGGA GTGGCATTGGTTTTTGTTGGTTTACAAAAGAGATGAAGGGATATTTAAACTGTGGAACTCCATGCATGATCTATTCTCAGTTGGGAAAGCCAAAGTTTAT ACAAAGTTTTTGGCTGGTTCCATACGTCACTTATGGGGATTCGACCTTGTAAGTGAGCCAGTGTTAAGAGAACCTTGTCGTCAACAAGGTGCAACCCTCGATTGTGGAGTctatgcatgcatgtggttggAGTGTCTAGCCCGTGACACAGATGGGATCTGGAGCTATGCACAGGATGTGAAGATGGACACTTATCGAGCACGTTTGGCAGCCATAATATTATCTGATGAAAATGGATTGTTGAAAAACAAGTTTGAGTAA
- the LOC140818023 gene encoding uncharacterized protein produces the protein MHDIHGTYKGCYDRLRWYCRAVKETNLGSVAECEIDIETNKFKRLFICLHACVVGFVTGCRLLIFLDGTHIKNKFKGCILLAVSKDANDDLFTIAYFVVDAENDINWEWFCYHLRSVLLSCQSIPFNEYTFFSDRHHGIIKAVNLLFTGSHYAYCLRHLVDNFVKVEHEQHIKNILESMPLARDFIVNYEPQSWANALFLGNRWGVINNNIAECWNNWVKAARYLPIVGMVDHIRVQIMNMMHQRRESTAMMVKELSPKKEKAIGSVYVESRKLRVHRSCNWRYLQINNLPCKHACAAIELKSMSFYDFCDKYFKIEMYRQSYRGIINLIPMFDINESYLDDGNEKESAGRGIKHVDTSEKSYAFE, from the exons ATGCATGATATTCATGGCACATATAAGGGATGCTATGATAGACTAAGATGGTATTGTCGAGCTGTTAAAGAAACGAATCTTGGAAGTGTTGCTGAGTGTGAGATTGATATCGAAACTAACAAATTTAAACGACTGTTCATTTGTTTGCACGCATGTGTAGTTGGTTTTGTTACTGGTTGTAGACTGTTGATTTTTTTGGACGGGACTCATATAAAGAATAAGTTTAAAGGTTGTATCCTACTTGCTGTATCGAAGGATGCCAATGATGATCTTTTCACAATTGCTTACTTTGTAGTGGACGCGGAGAATGATATTAATTGGGAATGGTTTTGTTATCATCTGAGAAGTGTTTTGCTTTCGTGTCAAAGCATTCCATTCAATGAGTACACGTTTTTCTCTGACAGACATCATGGGATTATCAAGGCAGTTAATCTACTATTTACGGGCAGTCACTATGCGTACTGCTTGAGGCATTTAGTTGATAATTTTGTGAAAGTG GAGCATGAACAACATATAAAAAATATCCTGGAGTCCATGCCACttgctagggattttattgtaAATTATGAACCACAAAGTTGGGCAAATGCATTGTTTCTTGGCAATAGATGGGGTGTTATAAATAATAACATCGCCGAATGTTGGAATAATTGGGTTAAAGCAGCTCGTTATCTTCCTATCGTGGGTATGGTGGATCATATACGAGTGCAAATCATGAACATGATGCACCAACGACGTGAATCAACAGCTATGATGGTTAAAGAATTAAGTCCAAAAAAGGAGAAAGCTATTGGTAGTGTATATGTGGAATCCCGGAAGTTGAGAGTGCACCGGTCTTGTAATTGGAG ATATTTGCAAATCAACAATCTTCCTTGCAAGCATGCTTGCGCCGCTATTGAGTTGAAGTCGATGTCGTTTTATGATTTTTGCGACAAGTATTTCAAAATTGAAATGTACCGTCAATCGTACAGAGGAATTATTAATCTCATCCCAATGTTTGACATTAATGAGTCTTATCTTGATGATGGAAAT GAGAAAGAGAGTGCTGGAAGGGGAATCAAGCATGTTGATACCAGTGAGAAGTCGTACGCGTTCGAGTGA
- the LOC140818631 gene encoding uncharacterized protein: protein MGTPRRRTVISNLKMSRTNETMRLILTTFVGIIIGFFLGVSFPSLSFTKACGFDSYFYRFVTIVFRFSKMLLKKCFASYNFDDQHAHLPSRIFPSINIAYIEDKYSDLPTQALLNLWSSLKGHKGISHGFNNTKIWAATNPRGAE from the exons ATGGGAACGCCCAGGAGAAGAACTGTTATTTCCAA CTTGAAAATGAGCAGAACAAATGAAACAATGAGGCTAATTCTCACAACTTTTGTGGGGATCATAATTGGATTCTTCTTAGGAGTGTCTTTTCCTTCACTGTCATTCACAAAGGCATGTGGATTCGACTCTTACTTTTATAGATTTGTTACAATCGTGTTTCGATTCAGTAAAATGCTTTTGAAGAAATGTTTTGCTTCATATAACTTTGATGATCAACATGCACATTTGCCATCGAGAATCTTTCCTTCAATCAACATTGCTTACATCGAGGACAAGTACTCTGATCTCCCTACTCAAGCACTGTTAAATCTCTGGTCTTCTCTTAAAGGTCATAAAGGAATCTCACATGGGTTTAACAATACCAAG ATATGGGCCGCGACAAATCCCCGAGGCGCTGAGTGA